The following proteins come from a genomic window of Dysidea avara chromosome 12, odDysAvar1.4, whole genome shotgun sequence:
- the LOC136240703 gene encoding uncharacterized protein has translation MKCVSEDDSPHWDFSVCFDHPNNKEVNRTLIKNVQAVVDEEISNVALVKRAARTYFKTRKNRHRKVSSGKQEATAAECRQRQRRHNKAHARKKALRNSTTLDEATKKRVEPLLTAEYMSSDETAIEDSGDESARSDSSERSTDEPKTKKKKLIKHTLSWRSREMEEMVSSLDRKVSRRRTPRGKTMCLEVEVGRASTRPRPDNVPEWAAELFDNDN, from the exons ATGAAATGTGTGAGTGAAGATGACAGTCCGCATTGGGATTTTTCTGTCTG TTTCGACCATCCAAACAACAAGGAAGTAAACAGGACATTAATTAAGAATGTCCAAGCAGTAGTTGATGAGGAGATATCAAATGTTGCCTTAGTCAAGC GTGCAGCTAGGACGTATTTTAAAACCAGAAAGAATCGCCACCGTAAAGTTTCCTCTGGAAAGCAGGAAGCTACTGCTGCAGAGTGCAGACAAAGACAGAGACGTCATAAT AAAGCACATGCTCGCAAGAAGGCTCTACGGAATTCAACCACACTGGACGAAGCAACAAAGAAGAGGGTGGAGCCTTTGCTTACAGCAGAATACATGTCTTCAGATGAAACTGCCATTGAAGACTCCGGTGATGAGTCTGCAAGAAGTGACTCTAGTGAGCGGTCCACTGATGAGccgaagacaaaaaaaaaaaagcttatAAAACATACGCTATCCTGGAGAAGTAGAGAGATGGAAGAAATGGTTTCCTCTCTAGATCGAAAAGTGAGCAGACGGCGTACACCTAGAGGGAAAACGATGTGTTTAGAAGTGGAAGTTGGAAGGGCATCAACTCGGCCCAGGCCAGATAATGTTCCTGAATGGGCAGCAGAGCTATTTGACAATGACAATTAA
- the LOC136241552 gene encoding uncharacterized protein produces the protein MVSKIIEVSRDETEGDPVIDQLFEDFGIELMEENLGVQTIVAICCIYRLVPDPRIRVDLSKVVTFVDDGSTEDVVKQLPMAQPCIVVKRDEENKLQSALVVERSILCVVPPELAAIHLLGAFYIFYMHYTEGCSNFYAALESILLGCNKPGRKTRLAAFLGRLGYSNEE, from the exons ATGGTCTCAAAAATCATTGAAGTTTCCAGAGACGAAACCGAAGGTGACCCTGTCATTGACCAATTGTTTGAAGACTTTGGCATTGAGCTAATGG AAGAAAATTTGGGAGTGCAAACCATTGTTGCCATATGCTGTATTTACCGCTTAGTACCTGATCCAAGGATAAGGGTAGACCTATCAAAAGTTGTTACCTTTGTTGAT GATGGAAGCACAGAAGATGTGGTAAAACAGTTGCCCATGGCACAACCATGTATTGTTGTAAAGAGGGATGAGGAGAACAAACTACAATCTGCTCTTGTGGTTGAGAGATCAATTCTTTGTGTGGTGCCACCAGAGCTGGCTGCCATCCATCTATTGGGTGCATTTTATATATTTTATATGCACTACACAGAGGGCTGCAGCAACTTTTACGCAGCCCTTGAATCCATTCTCCTTGGCTGCAATAAGCCAGGTAGAAAGACTCGTTTGGCTGCTTTTCTGGGGAGACTTGGCTACTCCAATGAAGAATGA
- the LOC136239917 gene encoding uncharacterized protein has translation MADCYNHPCMGDRRKVQHLLKSQAAFSMDQGTKEKESGEEDSNDDDDDDVETLAKPTSKKPQLSVQDVYSDSSDEELYTKSKHVRLDSDASIVQDDPEPIKKKHGKRIFASKKQQELPLQKPFLLLNNFSSNIEDGLKTKHLVGKSRSKFVTRIAEAIFCHKSYPTTEEYRHVIKMMFDKWPFLKTAGEGYFEETLRERMAYVRKPAGFKRGQSLTEDQQRKIKKVHHKMPTCSLLPPENGEDRSSHDRHVECLKTEWKEQKHPSKQLTKSLMKRSYPLRRKTIMDKAIPVLQITKGISRLKGP, from the exons ATGGCCGACTGCTATAATCACCCCTGCATGGGAGACAGAAGAAAAGTACAGCATCTGCTTAAAAGCCAAGCAGCCTTTTCGATG GACCAAGGGACTAAAGAAAAGGAGTCTGGTGAAGAAGatagtaatgatgatgatgatgatgatgtggagACT CTTGCTAAGCCAACCAGCAAAAAACCCCAACTAAGTGTACAGGATGTGTACAGTGACTCCAGCGATGAAGAGTTGTATACAAAA AGCAAACATGTAAGGCTTGATTCAGATGCTTCCATTGTGCAGGATGACCCAGAGCCTATCAAGAAGAAACATGGCAAACGTATTTTTGCTTCGAAAAAGCAGCAAGAGCTTCCATTACAGAAGCCATTTCTGTTGCTGAATAACTTTTCATCTAATATTGAAGATGGCTTGAAAACAAAACATCTTGTTGGAAAATCCAGGTCAAAGTTTGTTACAAGAATAGCAGAGGCCATTTTTTGTCATAAAAGTTACCCAACAACAGAAGAGTACAGACATGTAATAAAGATGATGTTCGATAAATGGCCTTTTCTTAAAACCGCTGGAGAA GGTTACTTTGAGGAAACACTACGGGAGAGAATGGCATACGTACGGAAACCAGCTGGGTTTAAAAGGGGGCAATCACTGACTGAGGATCAACAGAGAAAGATCAAAAAAGTGCATCACAAAATGCCTACATGTTcactgctgccaccagaaaatgGTGAAGATCGGTCAAGTCATGACAGACATGTGGAATGTCTAAAAACCGAGTGGAAGGAACAAAAGCACCCTAGTAAACAG CTGACCAAAAGTTTGATGAAACGAAGTTATCCTTTAAGAAGGAAAACTATCATGGACAAGGCGATACCCGTACTTCAAATTACTAAAGGAATATCCAGGCTTAAGGGACCCTGA